A window from Chitinophaga filiformis encodes these proteins:
- a CDS encoding Crp/Fnr family transcriptional regulator, translating into MQRLIAHISKFVTLTEEDKETILSLIQYQEIKKKEYLLRQDAVCNANYFILKGVFRKYYIDEKGSEQIIHFGIDNWWITDYDSLDRRQPSQYFIQAVEHSEVAVLDWRVQEALFAKIPALERYFRLILQRAYAASMQRIRYIYDFSGEERYYHFSNLYPEFLQRIPQYMVASYLGFTPEFLSKIRAKKI; encoded by the coding sequence ATGCAAAGGCTCATAGCACATATCAGTAAATTCGTAACACTCACGGAGGAAGACAAAGAGACCATACTATCCCTTATACAATACCAGGAGATAAAAAAGAAGGAATACCTGCTCCGGCAGGATGCAGTCTGTAATGCCAATTACTTTATTTTAAAAGGCGTTTTCCGCAAGTATTACATTGATGAAAAAGGGTCTGAGCAGATCATCCATTTTGGTATTGATAACTGGTGGATAACAGACTATGACAGCCTGGACAGAAGGCAGCCCTCCCAATACTTTATACAGGCCGTAGAGCACTCGGAAGTGGCTGTATTGGACTGGCGGGTCCAGGAGGCGCTTTTTGCCAAAATACCTGCCCTGGAACGCTATTTCAGGCTGATCCTGCAAAGGGCATATGCCGCCTCTATGCAGCGCATCCGGTATATCTACGATTTTAGCGGGGAGGAACGCTATTATCATTTCAGTAACCTGTATCCCGAATTCCTGCAACGTATCCCGCAATATATGGTAGCATCCTACCTGGGTTTTACCCCTGAGTTCCTCAGTAAGATCAGGGCTAAGAAAATCTGA
- a CDS encoding carboxymuconolactone decarboxylase family protein: METRLNMAQVEPEAYKAMLAMEKYLHTTAINPLHKELIKIRASQINGCAYCIDMHTKDARKLGETEQRIYALNAWRETPFFSQEERAILALTEEVTRISNHVSDATYNTAVQVLGEKLTAQVMMAAVAINSWNRIGIATRMMPA, encoded by the coding sequence ATGGAAACACGTCTTAATATGGCACAGGTAGAACCAGAAGCTTACAAAGCAATGCTGGCAATGGAAAAATACCTTCATACAACAGCTATCAATCCCCTGCATAAGGAGCTTATCAAGATCAGGGCTTCGCAGATCAACGGCTGTGCTTACTGTATCGATATGCATACAAAAGATGCCCGTAAACTGGGAGAAACAGAACAACGCATTTACGCGCTGAATGCCTGGAGAGAAACACCTTTCTTTTCCCAGGAGGAAAGAGCCATCCTGGCTCTGACCGAAGAGGTGACCCGTATCAGCAATCATGTGAGCGATGCCACCTATAATACCGCCGTACAGGTACTGGGAGAAAAACTGACCGCCCAGGTAATGATGGCAGCCGTAGCTATCAATTCCTGGAACAGGATCGGGATCGCTACCAGGATGATGCCGGCATGA
- a CDS encoding DUF4260 family protein produces the protein MFGYGLKYETGFKDTHLGQIGKQ, from the coding sequence ATGTTTGGTTACGGTTTAAAATATGAAACCGGTTTTAAGGACACACACCTGGGACAGATCGGGAAACAATAA
- a CDS encoding S9 family peptidase: MIRSILLSTTLLLHIYSVSAQQFTMEAVTSYPFPSVLTSASTGNGIAWALNEQGKRNVYVAAGPDFTPRKLTDYTQDDGQEISSLSISPDGKWVVYTRGGDHGGKESSNPVNATHMPIPPKTEVWSIPFAGGTAKLLSEGDFPAISPHGDSVAFIKGGQIWIAPADGASPARNLFTVKGSCHSIAWGPDGAGLAFVNNRNDHSYIGVYRNAASPLQWIAPGFSRDLSPHWSPDGKQIAFIRTPGTGGAPDSLLARKHQPWAIWTAAIASGEGRLLWKAPPTLPGSIPTTDGGTNLNWPTDDNITFLSYHDGWPHLYSITPKGGTPLLLTPGAFMVEHIEPSPDGKWIVFSANTGPAAADIDRRHLARVPVDKAAMELLSSGDGIETYPVVTGDGHTIAALTATAQQPLLPAVMPFRKGVPKVIGKTFLPSSFPEAQMVTPKPVTFKAPDGTTVHAQLFEPKDKAAKHPAIVYIHGGPQRQMLLGWHYMDYYANGYAVNQYLASQGFIVLSVNYRLGIGYGYEFHKPPHAGIIGASEYQDIKAAGEWLAAQPQVDARKIGVYGGSYGGFLTAHALGRDSKLFAAGVDIHGVHNRSQFMPPPSATTAPDVDTALKVSWMSSPVAYVNTWTSPVLLIHADDDRNVDFGQTIDLLRRLEDKGVPFEYLAIPDDTHHWMKYSNALRVDEATAAFLISHLKE; encoded by the coding sequence ATGATCAGATCCATCCTTCTCTCCACCACCCTTCTCCTGCACATATACAGTGTAAGCGCCCAACAGTTTACAATGGAAGCGGTTACCAGCTATCCCTTTCCCTCCGTTCTTACCAGCGCTTCCACCGGTAACGGTATTGCCTGGGCGCTGAATGAACAGGGGAAAAGAAATGTATATGTTGCCGCCGGTCCCGATTTCACGCCCCGGAAACTCACTGACTATACGCAGGACGACGGGCAGGAGATCAGCAGCCTGTCTATCTCGCCCGATGGTAAATGGGTGGTATATACCCGTGGAGGTGATCATGGTGGAAAAGAAAGCAGTAATCCTGTGAATGCAACCCATATGCCCATACCTCCCAAAACAGAAGTATGGTCCATTCCTTTTGCAGGTGGTACCGCCAAACTATTGTCTGAAGGCGATTTCCCCGCTATCTCTCCACATGGCGACAGTGTTGCTTTCATTAAAGGTGGACAGATCTGGATAGCGCCGGCAGATGGCGCATCTCCTGCCCGGAACCTGTTCACCGTGAAGGGTTCCTGCCACAGTATTGCCTGGGGCCCCGATGGCGCCGGACTTGCTTTTGTGAATAACCGCAACGACCATTCCTACATCGGCGTATACCGCAATGCGGCCAGCCCCCTGCAATGGATAGCCCCCGGCTTTTCCAGGGACCTTTCTCCCCATTGGTCGCCCGACGGGAAGCAGATCGCATTTATCCGTACGCCCGGTACCGGTGGTGCTCCCGATTCTCTGCTGGCACGCAAGCACCAGCCCTGGGCCATCTGGACGGCAGCTATTGCCAGCGGCGAGGGCCGGCTGCTATGGAAAGCTCCGCCTACTTTACCCGGCTCTATCCCTACCACCGACGGTGGTACGAATCTGAACTGGCCCACAGATGACAATATCACATTCCTCTCCTACCACGACGGATGGCCGCATCTCTATTCTATTACGCCAAAGGGAGGCACACCGTTGTTACTCACCCCCGGTGCGTTCATGGTGGAACATATAGAGCCCAGTCCTGATGGCAAATGGATCGTATTCAGCGCCAATACAGGCCCTGCAGCTGCGGATATAGACCGCAGACATCTGGCCCGCGTACCGGTCGATAAAGCGGCTATGGAACTACTCAGTTCCGGAGATGGTATAGAAACTTATCCCGTTGTAACAGGCGATGGTCATACTATTGCCGCACTCACCGCTACCGCACAGCAACCCTTACTGCCGGCGGTAATGCCTTTCCGGAAAGGCGTTCCCAAAGTGATAGGCAAAACGTTCTTGCCTTCCAGCTTCCCCGAAGCGCAAATGGTCACCCCAAAACCAGTTACATTCAAAGCGCCCGATGGCACCACCGTACATGCACAATTGTTTGAGCCTAAAGACAAGGCTGCAAAACATCCGGCCATCGTATACATCCATGGCGGTCCCCAGCGACAGATGCTGCTGGGATGGCACTACATGGATTATTATGCCAATGGATACGCTGTTAACCAGTACCTGGCCAGCCAGGGATTTATAGTGCTGTCGGTGAACTACCGTCTCGGTATCGGCTATGGATATGAATTCCACAAGCCGCCGCATGCGGGCATCATCGGGGCATCAGAATACCAGGATATCAAAGCTGCAGGCGAATGGCTGGCAGCGCAGCCGCAGGTGGATGCCAGGAAGATCGGCGTGTATGGCGGCTCCTACGGTGGCTTCCTCACCGCACATGCCCTGGGCAGGGACTCAAAACTATTCGCCGCAGGCGTAGATATACACGGTGTACACAACCGCTCGCAATTTATGCCTCCCCCATCTGCTACTACCGCCCCCGATGTTGATACCGCACTAAAAGTGTCGTGGATGTCCTCTCCCGTGGCCTATGTGAATACCTGGACCTCTCCCGTGCTGCTCATTCATGCCGATGACGACCGCAATGTGGATTTCGGCCAGACCATAGACCTGTTGCGCCGGCTGGAGGACAAAGGCGTGCCATTTGAGTACCTGGCCATTCCCGACGATACCCATCACTGGATGAAATACAGTAATGCCCTCAGGGTAGACGAAGCCACCGCAGCATTCCTGATCAGCCATCTGAAAGAATAA
- a CDS encoding response regulator transcription factor translates to MNTAVYKILLVDEDQVFVRQTRQLLITQSYDIHTASSEEEGIIICQQQQPDLIICGAHLRGTGGHHFIMALRNDPGFDHIPLIFISVKDNKQEMRMAMNLGADDYLARPFRKRDLLLSIRSRLGRFAKFNHVHTPDETRSVSLANSSTAQQALYHRLGKAENRIIKMIAEGKSTKQMADELNVSIRTIENHRYRIAGKLGIAGRNALTEFVIRNIIQQQKQ, encoded by the coding sequence ATGAATACTGCAGTCTATAAAATTTTACTTGTAGATGAGGATCAGGTATTTGTAAGACAGACCCGGCAGTTACTGATTACCCAATCTTATGACATCCATACAGCCTCCTCAGAAGAAGAAGGAATCATCATCTGCCAGCAACAGCAACCCGATCTTATCATTTGTGGTGCACACCTGCGTGGAACAGGCGGACATCATTTCATTATGGCACTAAGGAACGACCCTGGTTTTGATCATATTCCGCTGATCTTTATCAGTGTAAAAGATAACAAACAGGAAATGCGCATGGCCATGAACCTTGGCGCAGACGATTACCTGGCAAGACCTTTCAGAAAACGCGACCTGCTGCTCAGCATCCGTTCACGACTAGGCCGTTTTGCTAAGTTCAATCATGTGCATACACCTGACGAGACCAGAAGTGTATCTCTTGCTAACTCATCAACCGCACAACAGGCACTGTATCACCGGCTTGGTAAAGCGGAAAACCGCATCATTAAAATGATTGCGGAAGGCAAAAGCACCAAGCAGATGGCTGATGAACTGAATGTGAGCATCCGTACTATCGAAAATCACAGGTACAGGATAGCCGGCAAACTGGGTATTGCCGGTCGCAATGCGCTGACCGAATTTGTGATCAGGAACATTATACAGCAGCAGAAACAGTAG
- a CDS encoding gliding motility-associated C-terminal domain-containing protein has protein sequence MNLQKIVQQRVGRVFTDIKKMSDRCLFMLLFIVGMTWLPAKANNLTAGKAATGVTVNGKPYTKSVSIWVTYAYNGSGADGAVKVGDQIDYKIFIKNTGDEALTVRVVDTLPVHTIFYGASPGGTLNSDVLSWNNLSLAPGAQTSVSFSVNVDGSLAGVDYINNTGYVDIGDGNGLQHTFAPAVDNNINAAIGTDKGWPSTRTPVDNGMNSISWKSVTYTGTGPNGTIQSGDLVTYVIHVQNTGTEQLTNVIVTDYVPVYTNFYDAPDAAPDANNLLTWTIPAIDPGQAVVRSFRVRVATDLTGAKAIENTAYVNNGNGKGFVATLPSLATDPNQPDPSGAGKPSTSIKIVSVTSFEGWKIVLNSSGEASVTSGEELSYIIYVRNTGNVTIPTLQVSDPVPALTTFASATDGGIHLVGSNTVMWAVNNLAAGAIATLHFKVKVDPLPDGIKSIDNTARIQIGGNSDSTSKATYHCDPKEAGCDKGTVTSIKTAGKAAGMVISNVVTPNSDGKNDYFIVRGIDKYPNSALYIFNRWGGVVYQNPNYENNWDATGLSEGTYYYRLELNSPTEGIKVFKGWVMIIR, from the coding sequence GTGAATCTGCAAAAAATCGTGCAGCAGCGAGTTGGCCGGGTCTTCACCGATATTAAAAAGATGTCTGATCGCTGCCTGTTCATGCTACTTTTTATAGTAGGTATGACCTGGTTGCCAGCGAAGGCAAACAATCTGACAGCCGGAAAAGCAGCTACCGGTGTTACCGTCAACGGTAAACCCTATACCAAATCCGTTTCCATATGGGTAACATATGCCTACAACGGTTCAGGTGCAGACGGTGCTGTGAAAGTGGGAGATCAGATCGATTATAAGATCTTTATTAAAAATACCGGCGACGAAGCCCTGACAGTGCGTGTAGTAGACACACTCCCTGTACATACCATTTTCTATGGCGCTTCTCCCGGTGGTACGCTGAACAGTGATGTACTGTCATGGAACAACCTGTCGCTCGCTCCGGGTGCACAGACCTCGGTTTCCTTTTCAGTGAATGTGGATGGTTCCCTGGCCGGTGTAGACTATATTAATAATACCGGATATGTGGATATCGGAGATGGAAACGGACTACAGCACACTTTTGCTCCTGCCGTAGACAACAATATCAATGCAGCTATTGGTACCGACAAAGGATGGCCTTCTACAAGAACGCCGGTTGATAACGGTATGAACTCCATATCCTGGAAGAGCGTTACCTACACCGGTACTGGTCCGAACGGTACCATCCAGTCGGGCGACCTCGTTACATATGTGATCCATGTGCAGAATACCGGTACCGAACAACTGACAAACGTGATCGTTACCGACTACGTTCCGGTATATACCAACTTCTATGATGCACCAGATGCAGCTCCTGATGCTAATAACCTGTTGACATGGACCATTCCTGCCATTGACCCCGGACAAGCGGTAGTCCGCTCCTTCCGTGTAAGGGTGGCAACGGACCTGACAGGGGCCAAAGCGATAGAAAATACAGCTTATGTAAATAACGGGAACGGTAAAGGCTTCGTTGCTACGCTGCCATCCCTGGCTACAGATCCAAACCAGCCAGATCCAAGTGGCGCCGGTAAACCGTCTACTTCCATTAAGATCGTAAGCGTGACCTCTTTTGAAGGATGGAAAATAGTACTGAACTCCAGCGGTGAGGCCAGTGTAACTTCAGGCGAAGAACTGTCATATATAATATATGTACGCAACACAGGTAACGTTACCATCCCTACCCTCCAGGTAAGTGATCCGGTTCCTGCCCTGACAACCTTTGCATCTGCTACTGATGGTGGTATCCACCTCGTAGGTTCAAACACAGTAATGTGGGCGGTAAATAACCTGGCAGCAGGCGCAATTGCCACACTGCACTTTAAAGTAAAAGTTGATCCGCTGCCCGATGGTATAAAGAGCATCGATAACACAGCCAGGATCCAGATCGGTGGTAACTCTGACTCCACTTCCAAAGCAACCTACCATTGCGACCCTAAAGAAGCGGGTTGCGACAAGGGTACCGTAACGAGTATCAAGACTGCCGGTAAGGCTGCAGGTATGGTGATCTCCAACGTGGTAACGCCAAACTCAGATGGTAAGAACGACTACTTTATAGTAAGAGGAATTGATAAATACCCTAACAGTGCATTATACATATTCAACCGTTGGGGAGGTGTTGTATACCAGAACCCTAACTATGAGAATAACTGGGATGCGACGGGATTAAGCGAAGGTACCTATTACTACCGCCTTGAGTTGAACAGCCCTACTGAAGGGATAAAAGTATTCAAAGGCTGGGTAATGATTATTAGATAA
- a CDS encoding type IX secretion system membrane protein PorP/SprF: MYMTKKWFTVVLLLCLAAGSRAQQSVQFSQYIFNGLSINPAYAGYKDVLHLNAAFRQQWTGIEGAPRTASVSLDGPLNRGAKDANVGLGVQAMMDNLGPQSAISLYASYSYRIRLDEEDTRRLCLGLGVGATQYGLSGKDLVYLDNGDRIIPDGSAKSTAPDARVGIYFYTPSLYIGVSALDLFSKYSSSGYKWRGYTYESIRRKQHVYLTAGYMFPVNDKIYLKPSVLFKTDFAGPAGLDATLMMHIDELLWIGGSYRTNLSVFNKKSVVSNTSLDKANAASAILEYYISPKFRVGYSYDYSMNKLAGVQSGSHELSIGLLFNSKLFSTSNPRYF; this comes from the coding sequence ATGTACATGACAAAAAAATGGTTTACTGTAGTATTATTACTTTGCCTGGCAGCAGGTTCCCGTGCACAGCAAAGTGTCCAGTTCAGCCAGTATATCTTCAACGGATTAAGCATCAATCCGGCATATGCAGGTTATAAGGATGTACTGCATCTCAACGCCGCATTCCGTCAGCAGTGGACGGGTATAGAAGGTGCTCCACGTACGGCCAGTGTATCGCTGGACGGTCCACTGAACAGAGGTGCCAAAGACGCAAACGTTGGTCTCGGCGTACAGGCCATGATGGATAACCTGGGCCCGCAGAGCGCTATTTCACTTTATGCTTCCTATTCATACCGCATCCGCCTGGATGAGGAGGACACCCGTCGCCTCTGTCTCGGTCTCGGTGTGGGTGCAACACAATATGGCCTGAGCGGTAAAGACCTGGTGTACCTGGATAACGGCGACCGTATCATTCCTGATGGTTCTGCCAAGTCTACTGCTCCCGATGCACGTGTAGGTATCTATTTCTATACTCCTTCGCTCTATATCGGTGTATCTGCGCTGGATCTCTTTTCCAAGTACAGCAGCTCCGGTTATAAATGGAGAGGATATACATATGAAAGTATCCGCAGAAAACAACATGTTTATTTAACTGCAGGTTACATGTTCCCGGTGAATGATAAGATTTACCTCAAACCATCAGTACTGTTCAAAACTGACTTTGCAGGTCCTGCAGGTCTGGATGCAACATTGATGATGCACATTGATGAACTGTTATGGATAGGCGGTTCCTACAGAACGAATCTCTCCGTATTCAACAAGAAATCTGTCGTAAGCAATACGTCGCTTGACAAGGCCAACGCGGCAAGTGCTATTCTCGAATATTACATCTCTCCTAAGTTCCGTGTAGGTTATTCCTATGACTACAGTATGAACAAACTGGCTGGTGTACAAAGCGGCTCTCATGAACTTTCGATCGGTCTGTTATTTAATTCAAAGCTTTTCAGTACATCCAATCCCCGCTATTTTTAA